The following are encoded together in the Rhizobium tumorigenes genome:
- a CDS encoding MBL fold metallo-hydrolase yields the protein MSDFTASLRVVEPYPGIFAYYDGRIEGRRLHSTKPNWLDDGAYSLGIASYAILDGTEALVYDTHMSLAHAAVIRDHLEALGARSIRVVLSHWHTDHIAGNAVFADCEIVALRLTADAMEANREKLESGDPPIAPLVMPTRLFETKLELTVGRRRIELHHFDIHSADGNVLWLPDEGILLAGDTLEDTVTYISEPQNIATHIRELARMCEWPIKRILPNHGAFERIADGGYAPTLIDANRRYLVAISDVAVGKTVADDDLASFVADDIATGAILYFAPYEAVHAENNAAVLSGNKSAS from the coding sequence ATGTCTGATTTCACTGCGTCGCTCCGTGTTGTCGAACCCTATCCCGGCATTTTTGCCTATTACGACGGACGGATCGAGGGCAGGCGGCTTCATTCGACCAAGCCGAACTGGCTGGACGACGGGGCCTATTCGCTGGGGATTGCCTCCTATGCCATCCTCGATGGGACCGAGGCGCTGGTCTACGACACTCACATGTCGCTGGCCCACGCAGCTGTCATCCGCGATCATCTCGAGGCGCTGGGTGCAAGATCGATCCGCGTCGTGCTCAGTCACTGGCACACCGACCACATCGCCGGTAACGCCGTGTTTGCCGACTGCGAGATTGTCGCGCTAAGGCTGACGGCAGATGCGATGGAGGCCAATCGCGAAAAGCTGGAGAGCGGCGATCCACCGATTGCGCCATTGGTCATGCCCACCCGGCTTTTCGAGACGAAACTCGAGCTGACGGTCGGCAGGCGTCGCATTGAACTTCATCATTTCGACATCCACAGTGCCGACGGCAATGTTCTCTGGTTGCCGGATGAGGGCATATTGCTCGCCGGCGATACGCTGGAAGACACGGTCACCTACATTTCCGAGCCGCAGAATATCGCCACGCATATCCGCGAACTCGCGCGGATGTGCGAATGGCCGATCAAGCGCATTCTTCCCAATCACGGCGCCTTCGAGCGCATCGCCGACGGCGGCTACGCGCCCACGCTGATCGATGCCAACCGCCGATATCTCGTCGCAATCAGCGACGTTGCGGTCGGAAAAACGGTGGCGGATGATGATCTCGCAAGCTTCGTCGCCGATGACATCGCAACCGGCGCAATCCTGTACTTCGCGCCCTACGAAGCCGTGCATGCCGAAAACAATGCAGCCGTCCTATCCGGGAACAAGTCGGCAAGTTAA
- a CDS encoding sensor domain-containing diguanylate cyclase, with translation MKNHRVKPKEEGNRDSEQLRLETLEMLGLLDPVAERDFDVLISMARRTLGCSIALLSLVGSDRLLFKARAGIKFTDTPREHSFCSTTVALEEPLIVPDASLDPRFAESPLVKGEPHFRLYAGVPIRAKISYGSDVSVAIGTVCVIDDKPRVLSAEELESISDIAHLVESIINARLTALFTAQIADESEGLVRSLYREQIQLKQAERMANMGSWRLMLGNNRPEWSDQVFAIHELPVGQMPPLEKALDFYPPHARETVSAAIERAIKTGEPFEVETDFITAKANARRVRCVGEVELREGNPVAVIGVFQDVTARYEMEQALRRIAGTDDLTQLANRAQCNLVLDARLDHARAHDETLALLLIDLDGFKAINDQCGHLAGDDLLRLIGDRLKAPYLSRCFVARLGGDEFVVVVSDPADVADFEKLLERLLSDLRHTVIKGNGLLQISGSIGICWLDDTVTSRSDLVQRADVALYAAKQTQRGTAQTHAPEKWQQSLGL, from the coding sequence ATGAAAAATCATCGCGTTAAACCGAAAGAGGAAGGAAATCGGGACTCCGAGCAGCTCAGGCTTGAAACGCTGGAGATGCTGGGTTTGCTGGATCCCGTGGCCGAACGTGACTTCGATGTCCTGATCTCGATGGCGCGCCGGACACTCGGCTGCAGTATCGCCCTGCTTTCTCTCGTCGGCTCCGATCGCCTGTTGTTCAAGGCAAGGGCCGGCATAAAGTTTACCGATACCCCGCGTGAACATTCGTTCTGCTCGACGACCGTGGCGCTTGAAGAACCGCTGATTGTTCCGGATGCCAGTCTCGATCCGCGTTTCGCAGAAAGTCCGCTCGTGAAGGGCGAGCCTCATTTCCGTCTGTATGCCGGCGTGCCCATACGCGCTAAAATCTCCTACGGCAGCGATGTGTCCGTCGCGATCGGCACCGTGTGCGTCATCGATGACAAGCCGCGTGTTCTCAGTGCGGAAGAACTGGAGTCCATCTCGGACATTGCGCATCTCGTCGAGTCGATCATCAATGCACGCCTGACCGCGCTGTTTACCGCGCAGATTGCCGATGAAAGCGAAGGTCTCGTTCGCAGTCTCTATCGCGAGCAGATACAGCTCAAGCAAGCCGAACGCATGGCCAATATGGGCTCATGGCGGTTGATGCTCGGCAACAATCGACCGGAGTGGTCCGATCAGGTTTTCGCCATTCACGAGTTGCCGGTGGGCCAGATGCCGCCGCTTGAAAAGGCATTGGACTTCTATCCGCCGCATGCTCGCGAGACGGTGTCCGCGGCTATAGAGCGAGCAATCAAGACAGGCGAACCCTTCGAAGTCGAGACCGACTTCATCACTGCCAAGGCCAATGCACGCAGGGTCAGGTGCGTCGGGGAAGTCGAGCTTAGAGAAGGCAACCCGGTGGCAGTCATCGGCGTCTTTCAGGACGTTACGGCTCGATACGAAATGGAGCAGGCTCTCCGCCGCATCGCCGGCACCGACGACCTGACCCAGCTGGCAAATCGGGCGCAATGCAATCTGGTTCTCGACGCGCGGCTCGATCATGCGCGGGCGCATGATGAAACACTGGCGTTGCTGCTGATCGACCTCGATGGTTTCAAGGCAATCAACGATCAATGCGGACACCTTGCGGGCGACGATCTCCTGCGCCTCATCGGCGACCGGCTGAAAGCACCTTATCTCTCCCGTTGCTTTGTCGCGCGCCTTGGCGGCGACGAGTTCGTCGTCGTTGTTTCGGACCCGGCTGATGTCGCCGACTTCGAAAAGCTGCTCGAGCGTTTGCTATCCGATTTGAGACACACCGTCATCAAGGGGAACGGACTGCTACAGATATCGGGCAGCATCGGCATATGCTGGCTGGATGACACGGTCACCAGCCGCAGCGACCTCGTGCAACGCGCCGACGTCGCCCTATATGCCGCAAAACAGACACAGCGAGGCACCGCCCAGACACACGCCCCAGAGAAGTGGCAACAGTCGCTGGGGCTGTAG
- the ppdK gene encoding pyruvate, phosphate dikinase, producing MVKWVYTFGEGKAEGRAGDPELLGGKGANLAEMCSLGLPVPPGLTIIADACCLYLGNGRNFPDEMKREVMAGLAQMEAIAGRRFGGAERPLLVSVRSGARASMPGMMDTVLNLGLNDEAVEALAIDSSDPRFAWDSYRRFIQMYADVVMGIDNEVFEEILEDEKGRLGHEFDTDLTAGEWQAVVVRYKAVIEEDFGKTFPQDPHDQLWGAVGAVFASWMNPRAATYRLLHNIPEAWGTAVTIQAMVFGNLGDESATGVAFTRNPSTGDKELYGEFLVKAQGEDVVAGIRTPQSLTEAGRIASGSDRPSMEKLMPAAFASFSRICAELEAHYRDMQDIEFTVERGKLWMLQTRVAKRTTQAAMKVAVDMVAEGIISEDEAVIRIDPSTLDQLLHPTIDPRVYREVIGNGLPASPGAATGAIVFSADEAVAARAEGRKVILVRVETSPEDIHGMHAAEGILTTRGGMTSHAAVVARGMGIPCVVGAGNLRLDVRNERLIAPGMSFGRGDIITIDGSAGHVVKGAVPMTQPALSGDFARIMAWADGTRRMTVRTNADTPADARAARAFGAEGIGLCRTEHMFFEGDRIHVMREMILAENEAGRRTALDKLLPMQRSDFTELFAIMHGLPVTIRLLDPPLHEFLPKTDAEIAEVAAAMNISPVFLRQRVDALHEFNPMLGHRGCRLAISHPEIVEMQARAIFEAAVAAARATGAAVVPEIMVPLVGLKSELDYVKACIDEVAAAVMGEAGMSIDYLVGTMIELPRAALRAHVIAEAAEFFSFGTNDLTQTTFGMSRDDAAAFIPTYQRKGIIERDPFISLDFDGVGELIQIATERGRRTRGDIKLGICGEHGGDPASIHFCESIDLDYVSCSPFRVPIARLAAAQATIKGRK from the coding sequence ATGGTCAAGTGGGTTTACACATTCGGCGAAGGCAAGGCGGAAGGCCGGGCCGGCGATCCAGAGCTTCTGGGCGGCAAGGGTGCCAATCTGGCGGAAATGTGCAGCCTCGGCCTGCCTGTGCCGCCTGGGCTCACCATCATTGCCGATGCCTGCTGCCTGTACCTCGGCAATGGCCGCAATTTTCCCGACGAGATGAAGCGCGAGGTCATGGCGGGCCTTGCACAGATGGAAGCGATTGCCGGGCGGCGGTTTGGCGGCGCCGAGCGTCCGCTGCTGGTGTCGGTGCGCTCCGGTGCCCGCGCCTCCATGCCGGGCATGATGGATACCGTGCTCAATCTCGGCCTCAACGACGAGGCAGTCGAGGCGCTGGCAATCGATTCCAGCGATCCGCGCTTTGCCTGGGACAGCTATCGCCGCTTCATCCAGATGTATGCCGATGTCGTTATGGGCATCGACAACGAGGTGTTTGAGGAAATCCTCGAGGACGAGAAGGGCCGGCTCGGCCACGAATTCGATACCGATCTGACAGCCGGCGAGTGGCAGGCGGTGGTCGTGCGCTACAAGGCCGTCATCGAGGAGGATTTCGGCAAGACCTTCCCGCAGGATCCGCATGACCAGCTCTGGGGCGCGGTCGGCGCCGTGTTTGCCAGCTGGATGAACCCGCGCGCCGCCACCTATCGGCTGCTGCACAATATTCCGGAAGCCTGGGGCACCGCCGTGACCATCCAGGCCATGGTGTTCGGCAATCTCGGCGACGAATCGGCAACCGGCGTCGCCTTCACGCGCAATCCCTCTACCGGCGACAAGGAGCTCTACGGCGAATTCCTGGTCAAGGCGCAAGGGGAGGACGTGGTCGCCGGCATCCGCACGCCGCAGAGCCTTACCGAGGCTGGCCGCATCGCCTCCGGCTCCGATCGCCCTTCGATGGAAAAGCTGATGCCGGCAGCCTTCGCCAGCTTCAGCCGCATCTGCGCCGAGCTCGAGGCCCATTACCGCGACATGCAGGACATCGAATTCACCGTCGAGCGCGGCAAGCTTTGGATGCTGCAGACCCGCGTCGCCAAGCGCACGACGCAGGCGGCGATGAAGGTCGCCGTCGACATGGTCGCGGAGGGCATCATCAGCGAGGACGAGGCCGTTATCCGCATCGATCCATCGACGCTCGACCAGCTTTTACATCCGACCATCGATCCGCGCGTCTACCGTGAAGTCATCGGCAACGGCCTGCCGGCATCGCCCGGCGCTGCGACCGGCGCCATCGTCTTTTCCGCCGATGAAGCGGTGGCTGCAAGGGCAGAGGGCCGAAAGGTCATCCTCGTGCGCGTCGAGACCAGCCCGGAAGATATCCACGGCATGCATGCGGCGGAGGGCATCCTCACCACGCGCGGCGGCATGACCAGCCATGCGGCAGTCGTCGCGCGCGGCATGGGCATCCCTTGCGTCGTCGGCGCCGGCAATCTCCGCCTCGATGTCCGCAACGAGCGGCTGATCGCCCCCGGCATGTCGTTCGGACGCGGCGACATCATCACCATCGACGGTTCGGCCGGCCACGTCGTCAAGGGCGCGGTGCCGATGACCCAGCCGGCGCTGTCCGGCGATTTCGCCCGCATCATGGCCTGGGCCGACGGAACACGTCGCATGACGGTGCGCACCAATGCCGACACGCCGGCCGATGCGCGTGCCGCACGGGCGTTCGGCGCCGAAGGCATCGGCCTTTGCCGCACCGAGCACATGTTTTTCGAGGGCGACCGGATCCATGTGATGCGCGAGATGATCCTTGCCGAAAACGAGGCCGGACGCCGCACCGCCCTCGACAAGCTGCTGCCGATGCAACGCTCGGATTTCACCGAGCTGTTTGCGATCATGCACGGTCTGCCCGTTACCATCCGCCTGCTCGATCCGCCGCTGCACGAATTCCTGCCGAAGACCGATGCCGAGATCGCCGAGGTCGCCGCCGCCATGAACATATCGCCTGTCTTCCTGCGCCAGCGGGTCGATGCGCTGCATGAATTCAACCCGATGCTCGGCCATCGCGGCTGCCGGCTGGCGATTTCCCACCCCGAAATCGTCGAGATGCAGGCCAGGGCCATCTTCGAGGCGGCGGTCGCAGCGGCGCGCGCGACCGGGGCTGCGGTGGTGCCGGAAATCATGGTGCCGCTGGTCGGTCTCAAGTCCGAGCTCGACTACGTCAAGGCCTGCATCGATGAGGTTGCCGCCGCAGTGATGGGCGAGGCGGGCATGAGCATCGACTATCTCGTCGGCACGATGATCGAATTGCCGCGCGCAGCCCTCAGGGCCCACGTTATCGCCGAGGCTGCCGAGTTTTTCTCCTTCGGCACCAACGACCTGACCCAGACGACCTTCGGCATGTCGCGCGACGACGCCGCGGCCTTCATCCCCACCTATCAGCGCAAGGGGATCATCGAGCGCGATCCGTTCATCTCGCTGGATTTCGACGGGGTTGGCGAGCTGATACAGATTGCCACCGAGCGCGGCCGGCGCACCCGGGGCGATATCAAGCTCGGCATCTGCGGAGAACATGGCGGCGATCCCGCCTCGATCCATTTTTGCGAATCGATCGATCTCGATTATGTATCCTGCTCGCCGTTTCGCGTGCCCATCGCAAGGCTCGCGGCCGCCCAGGCAACGATCAAGGGGCGGAAGTGA
- a CDS encoding DUF1499 domain-containing protein, which yields MTIRFDRPISGAAKAARLVAAFALVLCILALLDHRFGPLTTPYLALFLLVSAALAAVAVLLAVIGLAQLWKTGAVAGVSSMKALVYAALPLALLGLATQRYVTRPQLFDVTTDLANPPAWLAQSRVDALWLARDARITPATREAQGMAYPELTGRRYEGAMDRVLLAVRKVARQRGIAFVKAEGTEIRDPTIDDLPVKPQRGGPIVMAPDIGPIPMKRPEGVLEGEDPIATLIQRVTDVTLQGETRTKIIGVPLDVVIRLHEEAETTLVDIRVASRYGAHDLGVSAGVAEAYLKALDAELLGIAGN from the coding sequence ATGACCATTCGTTTCGATCGACCTATCTCCGGTGCTGCAAAAGCGGCGCGACTGGTCGCGGCCTTCGCGCTGGTGCTGTGCATCCTGGCGTTGCTCGACCATCGCTTCGGGCCGTTGACCACGCCCTATCTCGCTCTCTTCTTGCTGGTATCGGCAGCCCTTGCAGCCGTGGCGGTGCTTTTGGCCGTCATCGGCCTGGCGCAGCTCTGGAAAACCGGCGCGGTTGCCGGTGTCTCGTCGATGAAGGCGCTCGTCTATGCCGCCCTGCCGCTGGCTCTGCTTGGGCTTGCGACGCAGCGATACGTTACCCGCCCGCAGCTTTTCGATGTGACGACCGATCTTGCCAATCCGCCGGCCTGGCTTGCCCAGTCGCGCGTCGACGCACTCTGGCTGGCAAGGGACGCAAGGATCACGCCCGCTACCCGCGAGGCGCAGGGCATGGCCTATCCGGAGCTGACCGGCAGGCGCTACGAGGGGGCGATGGACCGCGTGCTGCTGGCGGTGAGGAAAGTCGCCCGCCAGCGCGGCATCGCCTTCGTCAAGGCCGAAGGCACGGAGATCCGCGACCCCACCATCGACGACCTGCCGGTCAAGCCGCAGCGCGGCGGGCCGATTGTCATGGCCCCTGATATCGGCCCCATCCCGATGAAGCGGCCGGAGGGCGTGCTGGAAGGTGAGGATCCGATCGCCACGCTGATCCAGCGCGTCACCGACGTGACGCTGCAGGGCGAGACACGGACGAAAATCATCGGCGTGCCGCTTGACGTTGTCATCCGCCTGCATGAGGAGGCGGAGACGACGCTGGTCGATATCCGCGTTGCATCGCGCTACGGCGCCCATGATCTCGGCGTCAGCGCCGGCGTCGCCGAGGCCTATCTGAAGGCGCTGGATGCGGAGCTACTCGGCATCGCCGGTAACTGA
- a CDS encoding thiol-disulfide oxidoreductase DCC family protein, producing MTMSRTRDFSYRDDAAVPDFDDGRPIIVFDGHCVFCSAWVRFVLNQDRRDRYRFIAAQTPLGDALYRHYGLETRDYETNMLLENGRAYLKSDATLRVLAGLGLPWSLAGVARIVPRGWRDNLYGFIARHRLDIAGRRESCYVPTPQERARFLS from the coding sequence ATGACCATGTCGCGCACACGAGACTTCAGCTATCGCGACGATGCTGCCGTTCCCGATTTCGACGACGGGCGGCCGATCATCGTCTTCGACGGCCATTGCGTCTTTTGTTCGGCCTGGGTCCGCTTCGTGCTTAACCAGGACCGCAGGGATCGCTACCGGTTCATCGCCGCGCAGACGCCGCTCGGCGATGCGCTCTACCGGCACTACGGCCTCGAGACCCGCGACTACGAGACGAACATGCTGCTCGAGAACGGTCGGGCTTATCTGAAATCCGATGCGACGCTGCGCGTCCTCGCCGGGCTCGGCCTGCCGTGGTCGCTGGCCGGCGTGGCGCGCATCGTTCCACGCGGATGGCGCGATAACCTTTATGGCTTCATCGCCCGCCACCGCCTCGATATCGCCGGAAGGCGCGAGAGCTGCTACGTGCCGACGCCGCAGGAGCGGGCGCGGTTCCTGTCGTAG
- a CDS encoding MBL fold metallo-hydrolase yields the protein MASPDFDRSFDPGYGRGVPVAPGVERLTVENPSAFTFHGTNSYIVGAGSSVAVIDPGPDSAAHFETLMAVLAGRTVSHILVSHTHRDHSPLARRLRQETGALTVGQGPHRAARPLHEGEINPFAESADMDFVPDIAVADDETIFGDGFALTALLTPGHCANHACFALEGSGIVFSADHVMAWATSVVAPPDGAMADYMASLERLLSRDDKIFFPGHGGPVREPASFMRGLRTHRRMRERAIHERIKAGDRLIFDMVRAIYRDTDVRLHGAAALSVLAHLEDLVEKGMVATDGPPSLLGTYRPAA from the coding sequence ATGGCAAGCCCCGACTTCGACCGCTCCTTCGATCCCGGCTATGGCCGTGGCGTGCCTGTGGCTCCCGGCGTCGAGCGGCTGACGGTCGAAAATCCCAGCGCCTTCACCTTCCATGGCACCAACAGCTATATCGTCGGCGCCGGCTCATCGGTCGCAGTCATCGACCCCGGACCGGACAGTGCTGCCCATTTCGAAACGCTGATGGCGGTGCTTGCCGGCCGCACCGTCAGCCACATCCTTGTGAGCCATACTCACCGCGACCACTCGCCGCTGGCACGGCGACTGCGGCAGGAAACGGGTGCGCTTACCGTCGGACAGGGACCGCACCGGGCCGCACGTCCGCTGCATGAGGGTGAAATCAATCCCTTCGCGGAAAGCGCCGACATGGATTTCGTGCCCGATATCGCGGTGGCCGACGACGAGACGATTTTCGGTGACGGCTTTGCGCTGACGGCGCTTTTGACGCCGGGCCACTGTGCCAACCATGCCTGCTTTGCGCTGGAAGGATCCGGCATCGTGTTTTCCGCCGACCACGTCATGGCCTGGGCCACCAGCGTGGTGGCGCCGCCGGATGGGGCGATGGCCGATTACATGGCTTCGCTCGAGCGCTTGCTGTCGCGCGACGACAAGATCTTCTTTCCCGGCCATGGCGGCCCGGTGCGAGAACCGGCCTCTTTCATGCGCGGCCTGCGCACGCATCGGCGGATGCGCGAAAGGGCGATCCATGAGCGCATCAAGGCCGGAGACCGGCTGATTTTCGACATGGTGCGAGCCATCTACCGCGATACCGATGTTCGCCTGCATGGCGCTGCCGCCCTTTCCGTGCTGGCGCATCTGGAAGATCTGGTGGAAAAGGGAATGGTAGCAACCGACGGCCCGCCATCGCTGCTCGGCACGTACCGCCCGGCCGCCTGA
- a CDS encoding D-alanyl-D-alanine carboxypeptidase family protein, whose amino-acid sequence MIGALLAARRWTAWVLVACLFASAPASATPVLVVDTATRQVLYQEDAGAPWYPASTTKLMTALVVFEALRAGEVSLTTPVVMTRNATKQAFLESGLTLGRTMTLEDALFAALTASANDVAVALSEAVAPDEASFVQRMNAEAVRLKMTGTHFSSPNGLFDRKNYTTARDLAILGMEIDQMFPEYRRFFAATAVTIDGKEIKSNNALLTSFNGTIGMKTGFLCASGRNYVGLAMRNGRRVMVVLLGATTERERNERAALYLTQAFDGRLSPSGPVDDVQNRTDIAPEDMRIRLCTAKAAAYEASRDTLYPMGLPGQETYLRDQIPGQIHEIRTWPTEIVPDVPAPPRRPS is encoded by the coding sequence ATGATCGGAGCGCTGTTGGCGGCAAGGCGGTGGACGGCCTGGGTGTTGGTTGCTTGTCTTTTCGCAAGTGCGCCGGCCAGTGCCACGCCGGTGCTGGTTGTCGATACGGCAACACGGCAGGTCCTGTACCAGGAGGACGCAGGCGCGCCGTGGTATCCGGCCTCGACGACCAAGCTGATGACGGCGCTCGTTGTTTTCGAAGCCCTGCGCGCCGGTGAGGTGAGCCTGACGACACCGGTGGTCATGACGCGCAATGCCACGAAGCAGGCGTTTCTCGAATCCGGCCTGACCCTTGGGCGAACGATGACGCTCGAGGACGCGCTGTTTGCGGCGCTCACGGCATCGGCCAACGATGTCGCCGTCGCCCTTTCCGAAGCGGTGGCGCCCGATGAGGCGTCGTTCGTCCAGCGCATGAACGCGGAGGCCGTGCGCCTCAAAATGACCGGCACCCACTTTTCCAGTCCCAACGGCCTGTTCGACCGGAAAAACTATACGACCGCGCGCGATCTCGCGATCCTCGGAATGGAGATCGACCAGATGTTCCCCGAGTATCGGCGCTTCTTTGCGGCGACGGCTGTGACGATCGACGGCAAGGAGATCAAGTCCAACAATGCCTTGCTCACCAGCTTCAATGGCACGATCGGCATGAAAACCGGCTTCCTCTGTGCTTCCGGCCGAAACTATGTTGGGCTGGCCATGCGGAACGGGCGGCGTGTGATGGTGGTCCTTCTCGGCGCCACGACGGAGCGGGAGCGCAACGAACGGGCAGCCCTCTATCTGACGCAGGCCTTCGACGGCCGGCTGTCCCCGTCGGGTCCCGTCGACGATGTCCAGAATCGCACCGATATCGCACCGGAGGACATGCGTATCCGGCTCTGCACGGCCAAGGCAGCAGCCTATGAGGCCAGTCGCGATACGCTCTATCCGATGGGCTTGCCGGGCCAGGAGACCTATCTGCGGGACCAGATCCCCGGCCAGATCCACGAGATCAGAACGTGGCCGACGGAAATCGT